One Theropithecus gelada isolate Dixy chromosome 18, Tgel_1.0, whole genome shotgun sequence DNA segment encodes these proteins:
- the HRH4 gene encoding histamine H4 receptor isoform X3 — protein sequence MPDTNSTINLSLSTRITLAFFMSLLAFAIMLGNAVVILAFVVDKNLRHRSSYFFLNLAISDFFVGVL from the coding sequence ATGCCAGATACTAACAGCACAATTAACTTATCACTAAGCACTCGTATTACTTTAGCGTTTTTTATGTCCTTACTAGCTTTTGCCATAATGCTAGGAAATGCTGTGGTCATTTTAGCTTTTGTAGTGGACAAAAACCTTAGACATCgaagtagttatttttttcttaacttggCCATCTCTGACTTCTTTGTGG